In Pseudomonadaceae bacterium SI-3, the sequence TCCGCTGCAGCGTGTCGCGATCAGGGAAGGCGATGTAGTGGAAGAAACAGCGGCGCAGAAAGGCGTCGGGCAGTTCCTTCTCGTTGTTCGAGGTAATGATGATGATCGGCCGCTGCTTGGCCTTGATGGTTTCGTTGGTCTCGTAAACGTAGAACTCCATCTTGTCGAGCTCTTGCAGCAGATCGTTGGGGAACTCGATATCGGCCTTGTCGATCTCGTCGATCAGCAGGATGACGCGCTGCTCGGACTCGAACGCCTCCCACAGCTTGCCCTTCTTGATGTAGTTGCGTACGTCGTGGACACGGTCGGAGTCCAGCTGCGAGTCACGCAGTCGGCTGACGGCATCGTACTCGTAAAGCCCCTGATGGGCTTTGGTGGTGGATTTGATATGCCAGGTGATCAGCTGCGCGCCAAATGATTCAGCCAGTTGCTCG encodes:
- a CDS encoding ATP-binding protein, with the translated sequence MKFEGTQSYVATDDLKLAVNAAITLERPLLVKGEPGTGKTMLAEQLAESFGAQLITWHIKSTTKAHQGLYEYDAVSRLRDSQLDSDRVHDVRNYIKKGKLWEAFESEQRVILLIDEIDKADIEFPNDLLQELDKMEFYVYETNETIKAKQRPIIIITSNNEKELPDAFLRRCFFHYIAFPDRDTLQRIVDVHYPNIKKDLVAEALDVFFDVRKVPGLKKKPSTSELVDWLKLLMADNIGEAVLRERDPTKAIPPLAGALVKNEQDVQLLERLAFMSRRASR